Proteins encoded in a region of the Solanum dulcamara chromosome 9, daSolDulc1.2, whole genome shotgun sequence genome:
- the LOC129904519 gene encoding MDIS1-interacting receptor like kinase 2-like, translating into MSRNDLSGQLPERLCQGGKLENLTVNSNNLTGPIPRSLSKCWSLKRVRFDNNSFSGNLSDAFGIHPGLLFIDLSDNDFHGELSSNWGKCKKLTDLRIARNNIGGSIPQEIGNIKGLLGLDLSSNHLIGQIPKEFGKLTSLVNLFVQNNYISGNMPRELGSLIKLESLDLSDNRLNGSIPTFIGDFMHLFQLNLSNNKFGQNIPMEIGRITQLNVLDLSHNLLVGDMPPQLANLKVLVNLNLSHNGLSGCIPEELESLTGLQDVVLSYNELEGSIPNNKAFINASLEGNKGLCGNVTGFQPCKRPSSVVKKHSLAKGSKLILITVLPVMGALVLLCVFIGVPFMCDKRRKIGDVERRDDGWLSISMLDGKALYRDILNATEEFDAKFCIGQGGHGSAYKVNLPSLGNIAVKRLHSSFENTHPKSFMNEVRALTGIKHRNIVNLYGYCSNAHHSFLVYEYVERGSLSSILSNEVESKKLDWLKRVNIIKGVAFALSYMHQDCSPPIVHRDISSSNVLLDSEYEARVSDFGIAKLLKPDSSNCTTLAGTYGYVAPELAYTMKVTQMCDVYSFGVLSLEIIRGKHLGEYITVLANSSIIDHEQLSDLLDERLPYPEDRVKEVLVFIIKLACSCLLETPKSRPTMHFISHKLSSMDARPHTRQRNPHVRRAT; encoded by the exons ATGTCTCGCAATGACTTATCAGGCCAGTTGCCCGAGCGGCTTTGCCAAGGTGGGAAACTTGAGAACTTAACAGTCAATAGTAACAATCTTACAGGGCCAATCCCAAGAAGCTTGAGCAAGTGCTGGAGTTTGAAAAGGGTTCGCTTCGATAACAACAGTTTTAGTGGGAATTTATCTGATGCATTTGGCATCCATCCAGGGCTTCTGTTCATTGATTTGAGTGACAATGATTTTCATGGTGAACTCAGCAGCAACTGGGGGAAATGCAAAAAATTGACTGATCTGCGGATAGCCAGAAATAACATTGGTGGCAGCATACCACAAGAAATTGGAAACATCAAAGGGCTTCTAGGACTAGATCTTTCATCTAATCATTTGATTGGGCAGATTCCAAAGGAATTTGGAAAATTAACCTCTCTGGTTAATCTTTTTGTGCAAAACAACTATATTTCAGGCAATATGCCTCGGGAACTTGGGTCACTGATAAAGTTAGAGTCCCTCGATCTGTCAGACAACAGATTGAATGGGTCGATCCCAACGTTTATAGGAGATTTCATGCACTTGTTTCAGTTGAACCTGAGCAATAACAAATTTGGCCAAAATATTCCAATGGAGATAGGGAGGATAACTCAGCTTAATGTACTTGATTTGAGCCATAATCTTCTGGTTGGAGATATGCCCCCTCAGTTAGCCAATTTGAAGGTGTTGGTAAACTTAAATCTTTCCCACAATGGCCTATCTGGGTGCATTCCGGAAGAACTCGAAAGTTTGACTGGTTTGCAGGATGTCGTATTGTCATACAATGAGTTGGAGGGTTCAATCCCTAATAATAAAGCTTTTATTAATGCTTCATTAGAAGGTAATAAAGGTCTTTGCGGCAATGTAACTGGATTTCAGCCCTGCAAAAGACCATCTTCTGTGGTGAAGAAGCACTCATTGGCGAAGGGAAGTAAACTCATCCTCATCACTGTACTTCCTGTTATGGGAGCACTAGTTCTACTCTGTGTTTTCATTGGTGTTCCGTTTATGTGTgataaaagaaggaaaattgGAGATGTTGAAAGAAGGGATGATGGTTGGCTTTCAATATCCATGTTAGATGGAAAGGCATTGTACAGGGACATCTTAAACGCCACAGAAGAGTTTGATGCAAAATTTTGCATCGGGCAGGGAGGACACGGAAGCGCTTACAAGGTAAACCTTCCATCATTAGGGAATATAGCTGTGAAGAGACTTCATTCTTCATTTGAGAATACACATCCCAAAAGCTTCATGAATGAAGTAAGGGCATTGACTGGGATCAAGCACCGGAACATTGTGAACCTCTACGGCTATTGTTCGAATGCACATCACTCATTCTTGGTTTATGAGTATGTGGAGAGGGGGAGTTTGTCTAGTATTTTGAGCAATGAAGTTGAGTCCAAGAAATTGGATTGGCTTAAAAGGGTGAATATCATCAAAGGTGTTGCTTTTGCTTTATCTTACATGCACCAGGATTGTTCACCACCAATTGTTCATCGAGACATATCAAGCAGTAATGTTTTGCTTGACTCCGAGTATGAAGCTCGTGTTTCAGATTTTGGCATAGCTAAGCTTCTCAAGCCAGACTCATCCAACTGCACTACGCTAGCAGGCACATATGGCTATGTTGCACCTG AGCTTGCATATACTATGAAGGTTACGCAAATGTGTGATGTGTATAGCTTTGGAGTATTATCATTGGAGATAATCAGAGGAAAGCATCTTGGGGAATACATTACTGTGCTAGCAAATTCATCGATTATAGATCATGAGCAGCTTAGCGATTTGCTGGATGAACGTCTTCCATATCCTGAAGATAGAGTAAAAGAGGTTTTGGTTTTTATCATCAAGCTAGCATGCTCTTGTTTGCTTGAAACTCCAAAATCAAGGCCAACAATGCACTTCATATCTCATAAGTTATCATCAATGGATGCACGTCCACATACTCGTCAGAGAAATCCCCATGTAAGGCGAGCTACATAA
- the LOC129903507 gene encoding probable leucine-rich repeat receptor-like protein kinase At1g35710, translated as MIPRIFYFLQFFTLFTVTFASTEEATALLKWKATFLNQNNSLLASWTLSTDSCRDWYGVMCFNGRINRLNITNSSVVGTLYDFPFSSLPFLQYVDLSMNQFSGIIPPAIGNLTNLVYLDLSSNKFSGKIPPQIGSLSHSKLSGSIPAEIGKMKSLENLFLQSNNLSGLPGLKILYLYSNQLSGPIPNELGNLKNLNDMALSDNQLSGSIPTTLGDLMELETLYLYSNQLSGPIPSELGNLKNLNDMELSFNQLSGSIPTTLGDLTGLKILYLHSNQLSGPIPSELGNLKNLNVMELNNNQLSGSIPTTLGDLIGLKTMYLYSNQLSGPIPSELGNLKNLNEMELSDNQLSGSIPTTLGDLTGLKILYLDSNQLSGPIPSELGNLKNLNDMMLSDNQLSGSIPTTLGDLTELKTMYLYSNQLSGPIPSELGNLKNLNDMELSHNQLSGSIPTTLGDLIGLKILRFNGA; from the exons ATGATTCCCagaatattttatttccttcaGTTTTTCACTCTCTTCACTGTTACTTTTGCTTCCACTGAGGAAGCAACTGCTCTCCTCAAATGGAAAGCAACTTTCCTAAACCAAAATAATTCCTTATTGGCTTCATGGACACTAAGTACTGATTCATGCAGGGATTGGTATGGAGTTATGTGCTTTAATGGTCGGATAAACAGGCTGAATATTACGAATTCTAGTGTTGTTGGTACACTCTATGATTTTCCATTTTCATCTCTCCCGTTTCTTCAATATGTTGATCTTAGCATGAACCAGTTTTCTGGTATCATCCCCCCTGCAATAGGAAACCTCACTAATCTTGTCTATCTTGACTTGTCGTCTAATAAGTTTTCAGGCAAAATCCCACCTCAAATCGGCTCACTATCCCATAGTAAACTTTCTGGTTCAATTCCTGCAGAAATAGGGAAAATGAAGTCACTTGAGAATTTATTTTTACAGAGTAATAATCTTTCTGGTTTGCCTGGCCTCAAAATTCTCTACCTTTATTCTAACCAACTTTCTGGTCCCATTCCTAATGAGTTGGGAAATTTGAAAAACCTCAATGATATGGCGCTATCCGATAATCAGCTTAGTGGTTCAATTCCAACCACTTTAGGCGATTTAATGGAGCTTGAAACTCTCTACCTTTATTCTAACCAACTTTCTGGTCCCATTCCTAGTGAGTTGGGGAATTTGAAAAACCTCAATGATATGGAGCTATCCTTTAATCAGCTTAGTGGTTCAATTCCAACCACTTTAGGCGATTTAACTGGCCTCAAAATTCTGTACCTTCATTCTAACCAACTTTCTGGTCCCATTCCTAGTGAGTTGGGGAATTTGAAAAACCTCAATGTTATGGAGCTAAACAATAATCAGCTTAGTGGTTCAATTCCAACCACTTTAGGCGATTTAATTGGCCTCAAAACTATGTACCTTTATTCTAACCAACTTTCTGGTCCCATTCCTAGTGAGTTGGGGAATTTGAAAAATCTCAATGAGATGGAGCTATCCGATAATCAGCTTAGTGGTTCAATTCCAACCACTTTAGGCGATTTAACTGGCCTCAAAATTCTGTACCTTGATTCTAACCAACTTTCTGGTCCCATTCCTAGTGAGTTGGGGAATTTGAAAAACCTTAATGATATGATGCTTTCCGATAATCAGCTTAGTGGTTCAATTCCAACCACTTTAGGCGATTTAACGGAGCTCAAAACTATGTACCTTTATTCTAACCAACTTTCTGGTCCCATTCCTAGTGAGTTGGGGAATTTGAAAAACCTCAATGATATGGAGCTATCCCATAATCAGCTCAGTGGTTCAATTCCAACCACTTTAGGCGATTTAATTGGCCTCAAAATTCT GCGATTTAACGGAGCTTGA